A genomic region of Raphanus sativus cultivar WK10039 chromosome 6, ASM80110v3, whole genome shotgun sequence contains the following coding sequences:
- the LOC108807412 gene encoding proline-rich receptor-like protein kinase PERK4, with translation MASSPESSPPPNSSSSPSPPSDSNSTSSTPPSPPSPTQGDSSSPPPDSTSPPAPQAPSPHSSSNNSPPSPASQGGGGNGGNGGGNESPPSRGSPPSRSGDNSGSRSSPSGNNGGSRSDNSPSSGGGGDSGGGGGNNTNTAIIIGVLVGAGLLMIVLIIVCLRRKKKRKDSFDAEYMKGNQYQYYGNNTNNNSSQNYPNWHLNSQGQNQQPPNSWRGGGPSPPPPQQMPTSGDASSLYSGPARPVLPPPPPTLALGFNKSTFTYQELAAATGGFADSNLLGQGGFGYVHKGVLPSGKEVAVKSLKSGSGQGEREFQAEVDIISRVHHRYLVSLVGYCIADAQRMLVYEFVPNNTLEYHLHGKNLPVMDFSTRMRIALGSGKGLAYLHEDCHPRIIHRDIKSANILLDFNFDAMVADFGLAKLTSDNYTHVSTRVMGTFGYLAPEYASSGKLTEKSDVFSYGVMLLELITGKRPVDSTSTMDDTLVDWARPIMARALEDGNFNELADARLEGNYNPQEMARMVTCAAASIRHSGRKRPKMSQIVRALEGEMSLDALNEGVKPGNSNVYGTSGTSSDYSQTSYNADMKKFRHIALSSQEFQSSEGGEGSSSTDSRETKSPAAPK, from the exons atgGCTTCTTCCCCTGAATCATCTCCTCCGCCAAATTCAAGCTCTTCTCCATCTCCACCGTCGGATTCCAATTCAACCTCCTCGACTCCAccgtctcctccttctcctaCTCAAGGAGACTCATCATCTCCACCTCCTGATTCCACCTCTCCACCAGCTCCACAAGCTCCTTCTCCTCACAGTTCTAGCAATAACTCTCCTCCTTCTCCTGCATCACAAGGCGGTGGAGGAAATGGCGGAAATGGCGGCGGCAATGAGTCTCCACCGTCACGTGGCTCCCCTCCTTCTAGGAGTGGAGATAATAGTGGCAGCAGATCCTCACCGTCTGGAAACAATGGGGGATCTCGCTCGGATAATTCTCCTTCTAGCGGGGGTGGTGGAGAtagtggtggaggaggaggaaatAATACGAATACGGCGATCATAATAGGTGTACTAGTTGGAGCTGGACTACTGATGATCGTGCTAATTATTGTGTGTCTTAGACgcaaaaagaagagaaaagattCCTTCGACGCTGAATATATGAAAG GAAATCAATATCAATACTATGGAAACAACACCAACAACAATTCTTCACAGAACTACCCAAATTGGCATCTAAATTCACAAGGCCAAAACCAACAACCTCCAAATAGTTGGAGAGGCGGTGGACCATCACCGCCTCCTCCTCAGCAGATGCCTACAAGTGGAGATGCTTCCTCCTTGTACTCGGGACCAGCACGCCCTGTTTTACCTCCTCCTCCGCCTACTCTAGCCCTTGGATTTAACAAAAGCACTTTTACTTACCAAGAGCTCGCGGCCGCAACAGGAGGGTTTGCCGATTCTAACCTTTTGGGACAGGGAGGTTTCGGGTATGTCCATAAAGGGGTGTTACCTAGCGGTAAAGAAGTCGCAGTTAAGAGCTTAAAATCGGGTAGCGGACAAGGAGAAAGAGAGTTTCAAGCTGAGGTTGATATCATTAGCCGTGTGCATCATAGATATCTTGTTTCTTTGGTTGGATATTGCATAGCTGATGCACAGAGAATGCTAGTTTATGAATTTGTTCCTAATAATACTTTGGAGTATCATCTTCATG GAAAGAATCTTCCAGTAATGGATTTCTCCACCAGGATGCGGATCGCCTTAGGTTCTGGGAAAGGACTCGCTTACCTTCATGAAGACT GTCATCCTCGGATCATTCACCGTGACATCAAGTCAGCAAACATTCTCTTGGACTTCAACTTTGATGCAATG GTGGCTGATTTTGGATTGGCTAAGTTAACTTCTGATAACTATACTCATGTCTCTACTCGTGTGATGGGAACTTTCGG ATATCTAGCACCAGAGTATGCATCAAGTGGCAAATTAACAGAGAAATCAGATGTTTTCTCATACGGTGTTATGTTATTGGAACTAATCACTGGGAAACGACCGGTTGATAGTACCAGCACCATGGATGACACTTTAGTCGATTGG gCTCGTCCTATAATGGCTCGTGCACTAGAAGATGGAAACTTTAATGAGCTTGCAGATGCAAGGCTTGAAGGAAACTACAACCCTCAAGAAATGGCTCGAATGGTTACTTGTGCTGCTGCTAGTATTCGCCATTCTGGACGTAAACGTCCAAAGATGAGCCAG ATTGTAAGAGCATTGGAAGGAGAAATGTCACTGGATGCTCTAAACGAAGGTGTGAAGCCTGGAAATAGCAACGTTTACGGGACATCTGGAACAAGCTCGGATTATAGTCAGACATCTTACAATGCAGACATGAAGAAATTCAGACATATAGCTTTGTCGAGCCAAGAGTTCCAAAGCAGTGAAGGTGGTGAAGGATCATCTAGCACTGATTCCCGAGAGACTAAAAGTCCTGCTGCTCCTAAATGA